CGGTATTGGAAAGCCAATAAACTTATTCCTGAACATTATTGCGATTTCCTGATTACCTTATATGCGCAAGGAGAAGATCCGGATGAAGTGGCAGAGCAAGAATCGTCCACACTTCAAATTGAACGCAGAAAGTTACGAACTAAACAATTGGTGATTTTACTCATCAGTTTATTGCTTGCAAGCGTAGCATCAGTTGCTATGTTCGTACTGACAGAGTATCCTGTTGCTACATTGACTGTTGCTTCTGTATTAGCTATGATTTTCCTAATCCTGGTATCTGGAAAAATGTTCATCAAGAAAGGTTTTGCACCTTTTCTCTACATATCGATGGCATTCCTTTTATTAATGATGTCATTGAAGATTTGGACTGCATTTTTTGATGGGGACACGGCATTACTGATCGGACTTCTCGTGTTAAATTGCGGTTTATGGTTATTTACTGGGAGAGTATTAAAGTTATTATACTTCACTATTTCAGGATCGCTAGGTTTATTGACAATCGTCGCATTTTTACTATTATCTATATAATCGGATGGAATGTACGGCTACATTCCGTCCGTTCTCTATATATTGTGACATAGAGACTTACCATTTCCCGAGAAATACGGTGAGGTGGAGCCGACAGGGATAATTTTGCCATTGTCAAAGAAAAATGGAACAGTCCATGCGCACCGAAGAGTATTACATATTCTGCTTGTATTTCACTAGGACTGAGCTGTACTGGCGATTCAATGGGTGCTTTCGCCTGATCGAGGCTGACGAAACAGAAACGTCTGCAGTGCTTTCTAACAGTCAGTATACGATTAATGGATCAAAAGACTATATACCAATACAAGCTACGCTAAACACCTAGCATTGGCTGCTGTGACGAATATGGCGATGAAGATCGAACTTGCTCGGACTATGGCGTACCAAGCAGCATAGTTAAAGACCGAGCCAGAAAGTTTCCGATGAAGCAACACAAATACACGGTGGCTATATGCGCGGAAATGAAATCAAGTGTTATTTTCGTGATGCCAAGCTCCTTGAAATTAGAGAAGATACTTTGGAAGTACGACGGGTGGTCATCGCTAGGCAATTAGGTGGTTGACCTGCGAATTATGGCGATTCTGTCACAAAAGACGAAAAGTCATCCAATAACACTTTCAGTTTTCTTATAGATACAGTACAATGTTAAGTGTATACTGTATCTTTTACAGAATAGATTCTGATGAAGGAGGGTAATCCAATGAATAAAAATCCTGTTGTACCATTTCTTTTGATTTTCGCACTTGGAATTGGACTTGTATTCTTCATGTCACTTTATGGCCTAGATCAGAAAAAAGAAATTGCTGGAGCTAACGAAGAAGGCACTGAGCAAGGAACTGAAGAAGAAAGTGCAAACACTGGCGAATTTGACGCAGAAGCTGTTGCGCAGCAGAAGTGTATTAGTTGTCA
This window of the Sporosarcina ureae genome carries:
- the cccA gene encoding cytochrome c550, coding for MNKNPVVPFLLIFALGIGLVFFMSLYGLDQKKEIAGANEEGTEQGTEEESANTGEFDAEAVAQQKCISCHGDNLTGGMGPALNSSLDSEEAHDAIKNGVAGTAMPAGLIPDENIDEMVDYILSLD